In the Nitrospirales bacterium LBB_01 genome, one interval contains:
- a CDS encoding adenosylhomocysteinase codes for MVKHDVKDMSLAESGKLRIEWAEKEMPVLRKIKDYFSKEQPLKGIRLAACLHVTTETATLMQTLKAGGAEVVLCASNPLSTQDDVAASLVTHSEIPTFAIKGEDNDTYYSHIMDVLAFKPNITMDDGADLVSVLHKEKKDLLEHVIGGTEETTTGVIRLRAMAWDKVLQYPIIAVNDAQTKHLFDNRYGTGQSTVDGILRATNRLIAGCVFVVCGYGMCGRGVAMRARGMGARVVVTEVDPLKALEATMDGYEVMTIADASKIGNIFVTVTGNINVISEKCFPLMQDGAIVCNSGHFNAEIELPSLEKQAVSRRLIRPFVEEFSLSTGKRIYVLGEGRLINLAAAEGHPSSVMDMSFANQALCAEYVAKNYKKLNKTVYKVPEDIDREIAKLKLISMGIKVDKLTKVQKDYLKSWEMGT; via the coding sequence ATGGTTAAACATGATGTGAAAGATATGAGTTTGGCGGAATCCGGCAAGCTGCGTATTGAGTGGGCAGAGAAGGAAATGCCAGTGCTCAGGAAAATAAAGGATTATTTCAGCAAGGAACAACCTCTTAAGGGGATACGCCTGGCAGCCTGTTTGCACGTGACTACTGAGACGGCAACTTTGATGCAAACACTTAAAGCCGGAGGTGCTGAGGTTGTGTTGTGTGCATCAAATCCTCTTAGCACACAGGATGACGTGGCAGCAAGTCTTGTTACCCACTCAGAGATTCCGACCTTTGCCATAAAAGGTGAGGATAACGACACCTACTACAGTCACATTATGGACGTGCTCGCGTTTAAACCTAACATCACAATGGATGACGGTGCTGACCTCGTGTCGGTACTCCATAAGGAAAAAAAGGATCTGCTTGAGCACGTAATAGGCGGAACTGAGGAGACTACAACAGGGGTAATCCGGTTAAGAGCTATGGCATGGGATAAGGTGCTTCAGTACCCAATAATAGCCGTAAACGATGCCCAGACAAAGCACCTGTTTGACAATCGCTATGGAACAGGACAGAGCACAGTTGACGGAATATTAAGGGCTACGAACCGTTTGATAGCCGGATGCGTGTTTGTCGTGTGCGGGTATGGGATGTGCGGACGTGGTGTAGCTATGAGAGCAAGAGGAATGGGAGCTCGTGTTGTTGTGACAGAGGTTGATCCCTTAAAAGCCCTTGAGGCAACAATGGATGGCTATGAGGTTATGACCATTGCGGATGCTTCTAAAATCGGCAATATTTTTGTGACGGTTACGGGTAACATAAATGTGATAAGTGAAAAGTGTTTCCCTCTTATGCAAGACGGCGCCATAGTGTGTAATTCCGGTCATTTTAATGCAGAAATAGAGTTGCCATCGCTTGAAAAACAGGCAGTCTCAAGACGGTTGATTAGGCCGTTTGTTGAGGAATTTAGTTTAAGCACAGGAAAGCGTATATATGTGCTTGGTGAGGGCAGGTTAATTAACCTTGCAGCAGCAGAGGGGCATCCGTCATCGGTTATGGATATGAGTTTTGCTAATCAGGCTCTTTGTGCCGAATATGTTGCCAAAAATTATAAAAAGCTCAATAAGACTGTTTATAAGGTGCCTGAGGATATTGACAGAGAAATTGCAAAACTTAAACTCATCTCTATGGGTATCAAAGTAGATAAGCTCACAAAGGTTCAAAAGGATTACTTAAAGAGCTGGGAGATGGGCACGTAG
- a CDS encoding sigma-54-dependent Fis family transcriptional regulator, giving the protein MKDEQTRTGFYKLIGKSQEMQRLYSIIEKVASSDSTILIMGESGTGKELVAKAIHYLSVRAENPFVPVNCGAIPKELLESELFGHEKGAFTGAICARKGRFELAETGTIFLDEIGELHPSLQVKLLRVLQEREYERVGGVKTVKGDVRILAATNKNLEEATKRGEFREDLYYRLNVIPVKISPLRNRKEDIPILRDHFIKIYSDKRAIEPLQINNDAMEFLMKYNWPGNVRELETLIERFTILTENGVVTVEDLPDRFSLAQPHTPVVSSGGISQLPSEGIDLNSYLDDIETSIILQALERSQGVKSKAAALLGLNRTTFIEKLKKKGIDTAKHGDSQ; this is encoded by the coding sequence ATGAAAGATGAGCAGACCAGAACCGGCTTTTATAAATTAATTGGTAAGTCTCAGGAGATGCAGCGACTCTATTCAATAATAGAGAAGGTTGCGTCCTCAGACAGTACTATTTTGATAATGGGAGAGAGCGGTACGGGTAAGGAGTTGGTGGCAAAGGCGATTCATTATCTAAGTGTAAGAGCAGAAAATCCTTTTGTTCCAGTGAATTGTGGAGCTATTCCTAAAGAATTACTTGAATCAGAACTCTTTGGTCATGAAAAGGGCGCTTTTACCGGCGCTATTTGTGCTCGCAAGGGACGTTTTGAGCTTGCCGAAACGGGCACGATTTTCCTTGATGAGATTGGAGAGCTGCATCCATCCCTTCAAGTTAAATTACTCAGGGTTCTGCAGGAAAGAGAATATGAGAGGGTAGGCGGCGTTAAAACCGTAAAGGGCGATGTGCGAATCCTGGCTGCTACAAATAAAAATCTTGAAGAAGCTACAAAACGCGGCGAGTTCAGAGAGGATCTCTACTACAGATTAAATGTCATACCAGTTAAGATATCGCCTCTAAGGAACAGAAAAGAAGATATTCCTATTTTAAGAGACCATTTTATAAAGATATACTCTGATAAAAGAGCTATAGAGCCGCTACAGATTAATAATGATGCTATGGAATTTCTAATGAAGTATAACTGGCCAGGGAATGTCAGAGAGCTTGAAACTCTCATCGAGCGTTTTACCATACTTACTGAAAACGGAGTGGTAACTGTAGAGGATTTACCCGATAGGTTTTCTCTTGCTCAACCGCATACGCCTGTTGTGTCATCAGGTGGAATATCCCAGCTACCATCTGAAGGGATAGATTTGAATTCATATCTTGATGATATAGAAACAAGCATAATACTTCAGGCACTGGAACGTTCTCAGGGAGTAAAAAGCAAGGCTGCGGCTCTTTTGGGTTTAAACAGGACTACCTTTATTGAGAAGTTAAAAAAGAAGGGGATTGATACCGCAAAGCATGGTGATTCACAGTGA
- a CDS encoding methyl-accepting chemotaxis protein, whose translation MNTLSIKAKVIITAVVIVVINSIFTYTGEISELRETLNNSLKKSCNLFPLQLNSEAEGLAKVHEGFTKMDELLRLFSERNKAELLDYVKPMFEALKAKYRITHMYFIEPNGKIFLRAHMPEQSGDIITRATYRHSAETNKISSGVEMGKNFFSLRSVHPISYKGTAIGYLEFGEEIYRILANIKEITGDDAAILLTKKFVASKSIDLKRDNTGDFIVLESTDKDTAIKIANKSGVDITKGLETFICFYAGSGNKNFALGVCPLKDAFGETAGVLLFYRDISKQYRAIWKTILINVASFAAILMIAYLIALKKSLRLLNDVKRNISEITRTWNLNRELKVQRKDEIGELAAGVNAFIYKLRDVIYELKSAVDNINSISVKLHETSEKLSVESAEQTEKTTTIALSTKVMSQNTLDISQNTGNIAQAMTDTINIAKIGRDAVNKTIDNVQQIEENVSVLAQIMQSLGSRSAQIGEIVSVINDIADQTNLLALNASIEAARAGEHGRGFAIVADSVRKLAEKTSSSTKEITEMISSIQTETTSAIFSMQQSTGSVHSGVDLSRKSGDVLDSVVNNLNDLHKLINKIAKSTSEISTVSHNITQSTTAVAASSVETTECSAMVLQASTEFVEFSQNLRTMLGQFKVDNIKELER comes from the coding sequence TTGAACACTTTATCAATCAAAGCAAAAGTAATCATAACGGCAGTTGTAATAGTTGTTATTAATAGCATTTTTACATACACTGGCGAAATATCAGAATTAAGAGAGACATTAAACAATTCACTTAAAAAATCATGTAACCTGTTTCCGTTGCAGCTTAATTCAGAAGCAGAGGGTCTTGCAAAAGTTCACGAGGGTTTTACGAAAATGGACGAATTGTTAAGATTGTTTTCTGAAAGAAATAAGGCTGAACTACTTGACTACGTGAAACCAATGTTTGAAGCTTTAAAAGCTAAATACCGGATTACACACATGTACTTCATAGAACCAAATGGAAAGATATTTTTAAGAGCGCATATGCCGGAACAAAGCGGAGACATCATAACGAGAGCTACTTATAGACATTCCGCAGAAACAAACAAAATATCAAGCGGTGTCGAAATGGGTAAAAACTTTTTTTCCTTAAGATCTGTTCATCCAATATCCTATAAGGGTACAGCCATAGGGTATCTGGAGTTTGGAGAAGAGATATATCGCATATTAGCTAACATAAAAGAAATAACTGGAGATGATGCGGCTATTTTACTGACAAAAAAGTTTGTTGCCAGCAAGTCTATTGATTTAAAAAGAGACAACACAGGGGATTTTATAGTTCTTGAATCCACAGATAAAGATACAGCGATTAAAATAGCTAATAAATCAGGCGTGGACATAACTAAAGGGTTAGAAACGTTTATCTGTTTTTACGCTGGTTCAGGGAATAAGAATTTCGCACTGGGTGTTTGCCCTCTTAAGGATGCTTTTGGAGAAACTGCCGGTGTACTTTTATTTTATAGAGACATCAGTAAGCAATACAGAGCTATCTGGAAAACAATACTGATTAATGTCGCATCGTTTGCTGCAATACTTATGATAGCGTATCTGATAGCTTTGAAAAAAAGCCTGCGGCTGCTTAACGATGTAAAGAGAAATATCTCAGAAATAACAAGAACATGGAACCTTAACAGAGAACTTAAAGTTCAAAGAAAAGATGAGATAGGAGAGTTAGCTGCCGGCGTTAATGCTTTTATCTATAAGCTCAGAGATGTAATATACGAGTTGAAAAGCGCTGTTGACAATATAAACTCAATAAGCGTTAAGTTGCATGAGACCTCTGAAAAACTTTCTGTTGAATCAGCTGAGCAGACAGAAAAAACGACAACCATTGCACTGTCAACAAAAGTGATGTCACAAAACACACTTGATATTTCACAAAACACCGGTAATATAGCACAGGCAATGACTGACACCATAAACATAGCAAAGATTGGCAGGGATGCCGTCAACAAGACAATAGACAACGTACAACAAATTGAGGAAAACGTTTCAGTGCTGGCACAGATAATGCAATCTCTTGGTAGCAGATCGGCTCAGATTGGTGAAATAGTCAGCGTTATAAACGACATCGCAGACCAGACAAACCTGTTAGCCCTCAATGCCTCCATAGAGGCGGCAAGAGCAGGCGAACACGGCAGAGGGTTTGCTATAGTTGCAGATTCGGTGCGAAAGCTGGCTGAAAAAACAAGCTCATCCACTAAAGAAATAACAGAAATGATAAGCTCAATTCAAACTGAGACTACAAGCGCCATATTCTCTATGCAGCAAAGTACTGGCAGCGTTCACAGCGGTGTTGATTTATCAAGAAAATCCGGCGATGTTTTGGACAGTGTTGTCAACAACCTCAACGACCTGCATAAGCTTATAAATAAAATAGCTAAATCAACCAGTGAAATTTCAACCGTGTCACACAATATAACTCAAAGCACCACAGCGGTAGCCGCATCATCTGTGGAAACTACAGAATGCTCTGCAATGGTGCTGCAAGCTTCGACTGAGTTTGTAGAATTCTCACAGAACCTCAGGACCATGTTAGGTCAGTTTAAAGTTGATAACATTAAGGAGCTGGAGCGATAA
- a CDS encoding methionine adenosyltransferase: MPKKNYFFTSESVTEGHPDKVADQISDAILDTIIGNDPNARVACETLVTTGLAFIAGEITTNCYADIPSIVRNTIKDIGYTRAKYGFDYETCSVITSIHEQSQDIAMGVDPGGAGDQGLMFGYACDETEELMPLSIMLSHKLAMKLAEVRKTDVLPYLRPDGKTQVTVEYKDGEPFRIDNIVVSSQHSPDITLKELKEDIIEKVIKPIIPTKLLDEEKIKYHVNPTGRFVVGGPMGDTGLTGRKIIVDSYGGVGRHGGGCFSGKDPTKVDRSGAYMARYIAKNIVASGIATKAEVQIAYAIGIAEPLSILVDTGGTSKIAHEKLVKIIRDNFDFRPNAIIERLNLRRPIYKKTAAYGHFGRNDSDFTWEATDMAETLKKAAGL; this comes from the coding sequence GTGCCTAAGAAGAATTATTTTTTTACTTCTGAGTCAGTAACCGAGGGACATCCCGACAAGGTGGCTGACCAAATATCAGATGCGATACTGGACACAATAATAGGGAATGACCCAAACGCAAGGGTCGCCTGTGAAACTCTCGTCACTACAGGGCTTGCGTTTATAGCTGGTGAGATAACAACAAACTGTTATGCAGATATTCCCTCTATTGTAAGAAATACGATAAAAGATATTGGATATACTCGTGCTAAGTATGGTTTTGACTATGAAACCTGTTCGGTAATAACGTCAATCCATGAGCAGTCGCAAGACATTGCTATGGGAGTTGACCCGGGTGGTGCGGGCGACCAGGGGCTTATGTTTGGTTATGCCTGCGACGAGACAGAGGAGTTAATGCCCCTTAGCATAATGCTTTCGCATAAGTTAGCGATGAAATTGGCGGAGGTGAGAAAAACCGATGTGTTACCATATCTTAGACCAGACGGAAAAACTCAGGTGACTGTTGAATACAAAGACGGTGAGCCGTTTAGGATAGATAACATTGTGGTATCCTCACAGCACAGCCCTGACATAACTCTGAAAGAGTTGAAAGAGGATATAATCGAAAAGGTAATCAAACCGATAATTCCCACAAAGCTGCTGGATGAGGAAAAGATAAAGTATCATGTGAATCCTACAGGTCGGTTTGTGGTAGGCGGCCCTATGGGAGATACCGGACTGACCGGCAGAAAGATAATTGTAGATAGCTACGGAGGAGTTGGCAGACACGGCGGCGGATGTTTTTCCGGCAAGGATCCAACAAAGGTTGACCGCTCAGGCGCTTACATGGCAAGATACATTGCTAAAAACATCGTTGCCTCAGGAATTGCCACTAAAGCTGAGGTTCAGATTGCCTACGCTATAGGGATAGCCGAGCCGTTATCAATTCTTGTTGACACTGGCGGCACCAGTAAGATTGCCCACGAAAAACTGGTAAAAATCATACGTGATAATTTTGATTTCAGACCGAATGCAATAATTGAAAGGCTAAACCTGAGAAGACCTATATACAAAAAGACGGCAGCTTATGGACATTTCGGACGCAATGACAGCGATTTCACATGGGAGGCAACCGATATGGCTGAAACACTCAAAAAGGCAGCAGGTCTATAA
- a CDS encoding TM2 domain-containing protein: protein MTNEQGSEKSRLVTLLLCFLLGWAGGHRFYVNKVGTGIIMLVTMGGFGIWYFVDFVMISLGAFKDKDNLPITKW, encoded by the coding sequence ATGACTAATGAACAGGGATCAGAGAAAAGCCGTTTGGTAACATTACTACTGTGTTTCTTACTCGGTTGGGCCGGTGGCCATCGTTTTTATGTTAATAAGGTAGGCACTGGCATCATAATGTTGGTTACAATGGGCGGATTCGGCATCTGGTATTTCGTTGATTTTGTAATGATAAGCCTTGGCGCATTCAAAGACAAAGACAATCTGCCAATAACCAAGTGGTAG
- a CDS encoding exonuclease SbcCD subunit D — protein MRFIHTSDWHLGRFFFGVHLTPNQEYLLKAQFIPLIKDTKPDVLLISGDVYDRAVPPLEAVALLDEVLYKIIAELKVPVVVISGNHDSGERLSFASRFLSEQKLFVFGGFNPDINHVTISDSYGTINIYPLPYTEPVTIRDAFNNKNITDHNSAVSHMLDVIKRKHPAVNRAIVMAHVFTIGGVTSESERPLSSSSSSAGGIDTVNTSLFNDFNYTALGHLHRAQTVGSNTVRYSGSLMKYSFSEANHVKSVEVVDMDRDGNCTSERITLTPKRDLRQIKGFLKDILDNGDRSDDYLEVTLLDEGALLNPMEKLREKYPNVLKIERPMLMRADTKFSNNQDHKNATKSELFGCFFKEVEGKDLSLEQKTAFDEILESIISE, from the coding sequence ATGAGATTTATACACACATCGGACTGGCATTTGGGCAGGTTTTTCTTTGGCGTGCATTTAACTCCCAATCAGGAGTATCTGTTAAAGGCACAATTTATACCGCTTATTAAGGACACTAAACCAGATGTGCTGCTAATCTCAGGCGATGTCTATGATCGCGCTGTGCCGCCTTTAGAGGCCGTTGCTCTCCTGGATGAGGTACTCTATAAAATCATAGCAGAACTAAAAGTTCCGGTGGTTGTTATATCAGGTAACCACGACAGCGGCGAGCGCCTCTCTTTTGCATCACGATTCTTATCAGAGCAAAAACTGTTTGTCTTTGGCGGGTTTAATCCTGATATTAACCACGTTACCATATCAGACTCTTACGGAACAATTAATATTTACCCGCTGCCATACACCGAACCCGTTACAATAAGGGATGCCTTTAATAACAAAAACATCACCGACCACAACAGCGCCGTCTCCCATATGTTAGACGTTATAAAACGAAAACACCCCGCCGTAAACAGAGCAATCGTGATGGCACACGTTTTTACAATTGGTGGCGTGACTTCAGAATCGGAAAGACCCCTTTCGTCGTCATCCTCATCTGCTGGCGGAATTGATACCGTTAACACGTCCCTCTTTAATGATTTTAATTACACCGCACTGGGACATTTACACAGAGCGCAAACCGTTGGCAGCAACACAGTCAGGTACTCCGGCTCCCTGATGAAATATTCCTTTTCAGAGGCAAACCATGTAAAATCCGTTGAGGTTGTAGATATGGATAGAGACGGCAACTGCACATCGGAACGAATTACGCTCACTCCCAAAAGAGACCTAAGACAAATCAAAGGATTTCTTAAAGACATACTTGATAACGGAGACCGCTCGGATGACTACCTTGAGGTTACGCTGCTTGATGAGGGAGCGCTGCTTAATCCTATGGAGAAATTAAGGGAGAAATACCCAAACGTGCTTAAAATAGAGCGACCAATGCTTATGAGAGCTGATACTAAATTTTCAAATAATCAGGATCACAAAAATGCAACAAAATCAGAGCTTTTTGGCTGCTTTTTTAAAGAAGTGGAGGGGAAAGACCTAAGCCTTGAACAGAAAACTGCTTTTGACGAAATATTAGAGAGCATCATAAGCGAATGA
- a CDS encoding tetratricopeptide repeat protein, translating into MKIKKIQTIINNCTSLLNIKLIKIFVIVILAALAYSNTLNSPFVLDDLNLEKFCQYGNFTEMRFVTETSFVLNCKLHGLKPHGYHIVNILIHIINGLLLFAFSLLTLNVASRKSAAEGSEGMLNENIAFLISLIFTLHPNQIQAVTYIIQRYSSLLTLTYLSSLLFYALSRTNNSKKYVFYTLSLFFALVSTKTKESAITLPVILTAYEFLFFEGKLKKRLLFIAPFFVIIPLILLNLGNFGIHADLSKVNDFSSIDKSLSYSAVKNPLYVYSSSENFFTQIRAVVTYIKILFFPANQTLIYYYPVSTTFLDFRVILSGIFVLIILGYLVALLFSSFKKTDNVNNYIFSRLAAFGILWFFINISPQLMVAVKEWVLLQYRAYLPSIGFSFFVGALAFKFSKKLGEKLMLTISLGIAIVLSLTTYINNSNWQSEITLWEDNVRKAPQHPLPYNFLANAYFNKYRYNDALRAAKQAVELNTYDYQSINLTGYIYERLGEVNDAKGAYELAIKTNPLFAPPYINLGNIYASQGHYDEALTLYEKSLQLKSDLAQTYSNIGNIYLKQGALKKALENYKKAIAITPAFATAHNNLGALYLQQGLIDEAVSEFKEALKYQPDYADAFRNLNSIKRSTVPH; encoded by the coding sequence ATGAAGATTAAAAAAATTCAGACCATAATTAACAATTGTACATCTCTATTAAATATTAAGCTAATAAAAATATTTGTTATAGTTATATTAGCTGCATTAGCTTATAGTAACACTTTAAATTCACCATTTGTTCTTGATGACCTCAATCTTGAGAAATTTTGTCAATACGGAAATTTTACCGAAATGAGGTTTGTAACCGAAACAAGTTTTGTTCTTAATTGCAAACTTCACGGCCTCAAGCCGCATGGTTATCATATTGTTAACATCTTAATTCACATAATCAACGGTCTCCTTCTGTTTGCCTTTAGTTTGCTTACTCTAAATGTTGCTTCAAGAAAGTCTGCTGCAGAAGGCTCAGAAGGAATGTTAAATGAAAATATCGCTTTCTTGATTTCTTTAATTTTTACACTTCATCCAAATCAAATCCAGGCAGTAACTTATATCATTCAGAGATATTCCTCACTACTTACTTTAACGTACCTGTCTTCACTTTTGTTTTACGCATTGTCAAGAACTAACAATTCAAAAAAATACGTGTTTTACACATTGTCACTGTTTTTTGCTTTGGTATCAACTAAGACAAAGGAATCTGCAATTACGCTTCCTGTGATACTTACAGCGTATGAGTTTCTGTTTTTTGAGGGTAAGTTGAAAAAAAGATTGCTCTTTATTGCTCCCTTTTTTGTCATCATTCCTTTAATTTTACTAAACTTAGGAAACTTCGGCATACATGCTGACTTAAGCAAAGTTAATGATTTCAGCTCTATTGATAAATCACTCAGCTACTCCGCCGTCAAAAACCCTCTATATGTTTATTCATCCAGTGAAAATTTCTTTACCCAGATTAGAGCTGTTGTAACTTATATAAAAATACTTTTCTTTCCGGCTAATCAAACCCTCATATACTACTACCCTGTCTCAACAACTTTTTTAGACTTCCGTGTGATTTTATCCGGAATTTTTGTTCTGATAATTCTTGGTTATTTAGTGGCGCTGCTTTTTAGCTCATTTAAAAAGACAGATAATGTAAATAATTACATCTTTAGCAGACTTGCAGCCTTTGGAATTTTATGGTTTTTCATTAATATCTCACCGCAGCTGATGGTAGCCGTAAAGGAATGGGTGTTGCTTCAGTATAGGGCGTATCTGCCATCAATAGGCTTTTCTTTTTTTGTGGGAGCGTTAGCATTCAAATTTTCAAAAAAACTCGGAGAAAAACTAATGCTGACAATCTCTTTAGGGATAGCGATTGTTTTATCTCTTACGACTTATATAAATAACTCTAACTGGCAAAGCGAGATAACACTGTGGGAGGATAATGTCAGAAAAGCACCGCAGCATCCCCTACCATATAACTTTTTGGCAAATGCATATTTTAATAAATATCGCTATAATGATGCGCTCAGGGCAGCTAAACAAGCCGTAGAACTAAACACATACGACTATCAGTCAATCAACTTGACAGGGTATATTTATGAACGGCTTGGGGAGGTTAACGATGCTAAGGGCGCTTATGAACTGGCAATTAAAACAAATCCACTTTTTGCTCCGCCCTATATTAATCTTGGAAATATTTACGCCTCACAGGGACACTATGATGAGGCGCTTACGTTATACGAAAAATCTCTACAGTTAAAATCTGATCTCGCACAAACTTACAGCAACATTGGCAATATCTATCTTAAACAAGGCGCACTTAAGAAAGCTCTGGAAAATTATAAAAAAGCAATAGCTATAACCCCAGCGTTTGCCACCGCTCATAACAACTTGGGAGCGCTGTATTTACAACAGGGACTTATAGACGAGGCTGTGTCGGAATTTAAGGAAGCGCTAAAATATCAACCCGATTATGCCGATGCCTTCCGTAATTTAAATTCCATTAAACGCAGCACAGTGCCGCACTAA
- a CDS encoding nucleotidyltransferase family protein produces the protein MMTLEHIKKILDEHRDILKLEYKIDEIAIFGSCARGQQRRESDIDLLAVFEESVSLLDLVGAEQFLSEILNAKIDLIPKESIRPELKDIILKEAITV, from the coding sequence ATAATGACATTAGAACATATTAAAAAGATCCTTGATGAGCACAGGGATATACTAAAACTTGAGTATAAGATTGATGAAATAGCAATCTTCGGCTCCTGTGCCAGAGGGCAACAAAGAAGAGAAAGCGACATAGATTTATTAGCCGTATTTGAGGAATCTGTAAGCCTCCTTGACCTCGTTGGAGCGGAACAATTCCTAAGTGAGATATTAAATGCAAAGATAGACCTAATCCCCAAAGAAAGCATCCGCCCTGAGCTTAAAGACATCATACTGAAAGAAGCGATTACCGTGTAA
- the rlmN gene encoding 23S rRNA (adenine(2503)-C(2))-methyltransferase RlmN, producing the protein MGDGHVVDLKAFSEVQLAAFFKTLKEPAFRAKQFLLRVYTKKAVSIDDITEFSLPLREHLKGISFISSLQTVKRLESTDGTRKYLFALTDGQTVESVLIEDDERLTLCVSSQVGCAMGCRFCLTATGGFKRNLKAHEICDQILSVSRDIEPERKITNIVLMGMGEPLSNYEEVTHALKIMTGWLNISKRRITLSTAGLVPELERLYSDGFRVNPAISLNATTDDLRSIIMPVNRKYNLKTLLSACRRLPIPERRRITFEYVLLKGVNDSPDDAVRLVKLLKGIRAKVNLIPFNEFDGANYKRPSDAAVLEFQEIVAQGHISVFIRKSKGRDILAACGQLKAGY; encoded by the coding sequence CTGGGAGATGGGCACGTAGTTGACCTTAAGGCATTTTCTGAGGTGCAGTTAGCGGCTTTCTTTAAGACTCTTAAAGAGCCGGCTTTTAGAGCAAAACAGTTTCTCCTGCGGGTTTATACAAAGAAGGCTGTTTCAATAGATGATATAACAGAGTTTTCACTGCCCTTGAGAGAGCATCTCAAGGGCATTTCGTTTATCAGCTCCCTGCAAACCGTTAAACGTCTTGAGTCAACAGACGGCACACGCAAGTACCTCTTTGCTCTAACCGATGGTCAAACTGTGGAAAGTGTGCTGATAGAAGACGATGAGAGGCTCACTCTCTGTGTGTCATCGCAGGTTGGATGTGCTATGGGGTGCAGGTTTTGCTTAACTGCAACAGGAGGGTTTAAGAGAAATCTGAAAGCGCATGAAATATGTGATCAGATTCTCTCTGTAAGCCGTGATATAGAGCCGGAGCGGAAAATCACAAACATTGTGCTGATGGGAATGGGTGAGCCTCTAAGTAACTATGAAGAGGTAACGCATGCACTGAAAATCATGACAGGATGGTTAAACATATCAAAACGCAGGATAACGCTTTCTACCGCAGGTCTTGTGCCGGAGTTGGAGAGACTCTATTCGGATGGTTTTAGAGTTAATCCGGCAATTTCTTTAAATGCTACGACTGATGATTTGCGGAGCATTATCATGCCGGTTAATAGAAAATATAACCTTAAAACTCTCCTTAGCGCCTGCAGAAGACTACCCATCCCTGAGCGCAGAAGAATAACCTTTGAGTATGTACTGTTAAAGGGGGTAAATGACTCGCCGGATGATGCCGTTAGACTTGTTAAACTACTAAAGGGAATTAGGGCAAAGGTCAATCTTATTCCGTTTAACGAATTTGATGGCGCTAATTACAAAAGACCTTCTGATGCGGCTGTGTTAGAGTTTCAGGAAATTGTTGCACAAGGGCATATAAGCGTATTTATCAGAAAAAGCAAAGGTCGCGACATACTTGCCGCTTGCGGTCAGCTTAAAGCCGGTTACTAA